The following proteins are co-located in the Desulfoscipio sp. XC116 genome:
- a CDS encoding type II toxin-antitoxin system RelE/ParE family toxin — MKKLQYKVTVSDRARQMLAGHVRFLLQKSPSAARKVKNNLMNAMCSLHQMPERYPFFEAEFIPPNKYHKMFVENWYLILYQIKDQIVYVDYIVYCRQDYGWLIR, encoded by the coding sequence ATGAAAAAGCTTCAATATAAGGTGACCGTTTCCGACCGTGCCCGTCAGATGCTGGCGGGCCATGTCCGTTTTTTGCTGCAGAAAAGTCCTTCCGCCGCCCGCAAAGTGAAAAACAATCTGATGAACGCCATGTGTTCCCTACATCAAATGCCGGAGCGTTATCCATTTTTCGAGGCTGAATTTATCCCGCCCAATAAATATCATAAAATGTTCGTGGAAAACTGGTATTTGATTTTGTATCAGATTAAAGATCAAATAGTGTACGTTGATTATATTGTGTATTGCAGGCAAGATTACGGATGGTTGATAAGGTAG
- a CDS encoding type II toxin-antitoxin system prevent-host-death family antitoxin produces MQIKPSASIRQNYNEIAALCKSTGEPVYLTKNGEGDLVVMDIEAFTRREKMLKLREELLAVEEDRLAGRVGTTLEELDGYLESIINEVEHEKASI; encoded by the coding sequence ATGCAGATTAAACCATCCGCAAGCATCCGGCAGAACTATAATGAGATAGCAGCCTTATGCAAATCCACCGGAGAACCGGTGTATCTTACTAAAAACGGTGAGGGCGATCTCGTGGTCATGGATATAGAGGCGTTTACCCGTCGTGAAAAAATGCTGAAGCTGCGGGAAGAGCTGCTGGCCGTTGAGGAAGACCGTTTGGCTGGTCGTGTCGGAACAACATTGGAAGAACTGGACGGCTATCTGGAAAGCATCATTAACGAGGTGGAGCATGAAAAAGCTTCAATATAA